The DNA region ATTGCTTTCTAATTTTGTTTGAAATATTAAGTTGGTAGAGTTATTATTTTTTGAGAGAATATATATATAATCTCCAAGGATTAAAGCTTCTGATATATCATGCGTAACATAAATAATAGTTTTATTTGTTTTTATTTGTATATTTTTAATTATATCAAGTAATTCTTTTTTTCTTTTAATATCTTGACCTTGTAATGGTTCGTCCATTAGTAAAAAGTCTGAATTATAGGCTAATGCTCTTGCTAATGATAATCTTTGCTTCATGCCTCCGCTAAGCTCATTTGGTTTGCTGTGTATATTATCAATTAGGTTGGTTATAGTTAATGCTTCTTTTATAGTTTTATCTCTTAGGTTTTTATTTTTGATTTTGTCTTTTAAGATATAATTAATATTCTCATATGCGTTTAAATGATTTAATAATCTTGGCTCTTGATACACAAAAGAGGGGCTCTCAATTTTTTTAGCAATTATATTAAGCAGAGAAGTTTTTCCGCACCCTGATGAGCCCAATATAATATTTATTTTATTTATGTGCAAACTAATTGAAAAGTTTTTAAATATTATATTATCATTATATGAAAGATTTATATTGTTTATTTGCCAAACGTTAGCAACTATTTCTTTATCATTACAAATCATTTTGAAGCCTCATTAT from Brachyspira pilosicoli P43/6/78 includes:
- a CDS encoding ATP-binding cassette domain-containing protein; this translates as MICNDKEIVANVWQINNINLSYNDNIIFKNFSISLHINKINIILGSSGCGKTSLLNIIAKKIESPSFVYQEPRLLNHLNAYENINYILKDKIKNKNLRDKTIKEALTITNLIDNIHSKPNELSGGMKQRLSLARALAYNSDFLLMDEPLQGQDIKRKKELLDIIKNIQIKTNKTIIYVTHDISEALILGDYIYILSKNNNSTNLIFQTKLESNDLNNNIDMQSKLMDILINN